The genomic segment TTATATGAAAAATCAGTTAATCGTGAATTACTGTTTAAGACAGTTCATCAAGGTGATTTGATTTATTTTTTAGCAGATAAACATCAACTAAATAAATCTATTAATCGCTCTCCTGATTTAGTCAAGCCTATCACGGCATACAGCTTTAGATATGAAGACACAATTTTTTTGACTCTTGAGGCACAAAATAAAATTATCAAAGATCAAAAAATCTCAATACTAATCTCAACCTGGATGATGACGATTTTCAGTGTTTTTCTTAGTGCCTTGTACTTCAAAGTCATTCCAAATGACTTATTTAAGGTTAATGAGGACTGATATCTATAAAATGCACTGATAGTTTCATAAGAGTGTTCTTGTTATCGACCATCTTTCAAAAATCATTCATTACTTACACTAGAACCAATTGGGATAATCGAATTGTGCCTATCGGTCACTAGTTCATGATGGTTAGTCTTTCAACTAGATCAGGTCTAAGCCTGTTAGGGATGAATTAAGTTCTATATTACTTCTGGGGTTGATAAACTCTAAGCCAACTCTAAAGCTATAGGCTGACTGGAACAACTTGGCTTTAGCATGCTCAGGTGCTGCCTGCTTTCGGTAATTCTCAGCCTTGATCTCAATAATAAGAACATGGTGAACTAGGCGATCTACCACAGCCACTGTCATCATCGAGTCACTGAAAATGCTGTTCCATCGTGAGAAAGGATGATTGGCGGTAATCATTAATGAGTGCTGGGGTTGCAATCTCAATTCGATCCCAAACTCTAATCGTCATACCTAACAATGTGGAGCTAGAAACTTAAGCCGCTAGATGCTCTTCAAAATCTGACACTTCAATGTTAGATAGGCTATACAAAAACACACCATTGCCAACATTTACAGCTTGTCCAGATAGAATATCGACGCTTCCAGACAGAACATCAATAATACGTTGAGCTAAGGTAGGAGACACTTC from the Acaryochloris marina S15 genome contains:
- a CDS encoding cell division protein SepF, which encodes MSNVIPLFGSSTQKIRLVKPKVFEEVQQIIEQLKLGQLIMLNVSEVSPTLAQRIIDVLSGSVDILSGQAVNVGNGVFLYSLSNIEVSDFEEHLAA